One Roseimaritima multifibrata DNA window includes the following coding sequences:
- a CDS encoding ABC transporter ATP-binding protein yields the protein MTQTSVDNVTNGNPTLALHADGLHKSYGSHKVLHGATLELRAGERLGLLGPNGAGKTTLIRCLTGRSRPDSGQIFLNGKELPPQGGREAIGLVPQELAIYVDLTTQQNLLAFGRFHGLSGRALRKQVDWALEWTGLQPRRKDLVGTFSGGMQRRVNLACGVLHRPQVLLLDEPTVGVDPQSRQRIFEMLDDLNDAGTSIVLTTHQLDEVETRCDRIVVFDRGQVIASGTLNDLIQQTVGSSRRIRLRAPAESSVQIPGWQQGPQPGEWTAAIQNVASELPDLLNRATIAGIDPKDIDIQGPSLSHVFLHLTGNELRD from the coding sequence TTGACGCAAACCTCTGTTGATAACGTGACAAACGGGAATCCCACGCTAGCACTACACGCTGACGGGCTGCATAAGTCCTACGGTTCGCACAAAGTCCTTCACGGGGCCACGCTAGAACTGCGCGCCGGCGAACGCCTGGGGCTGCTTGGTCCTAACGGAGCTGGCAAAACGACTCTGATTCGATGCCTGACCGGACGCAGTCGCCCCGATTCGGGACAGATTTTCCTAAACGGGAAAGAATTGCCACCTCAAGGGGGCCGTGAAGCGATTGGCTTGGTCCCTCAGGAATTGGCGATTTATGTCGATTTAACGACTCAGCAAAATTTACTCGCTTTCGGGCGGTTCCACGGCCTGTCAGGGCGAGCGCTGCGAAAACAGGTCGACTGGGCGCTCGAATGGACCGGGCTCCAACCTCGCCGCAAAGATCTGGTCGGCACCTTTTCCGGCGGGATGCAGCGCCGCGTCAATCTTGCCTGCGGGGTGCTACACCGCCCTCAAGTCCTCCTCCTGGACGAACCAACCGTGGGCGTCGACCCTCAAAGTCGCCAACGAATCTTTGAGATGCTAGACGACCTAAACGACGCGGGGACATCGATCGTTCTCACCACCCATCAACTTGACGAAGTCGAAACAAGGTGCGATCGAATCGTTGTTTTTGACAGGGGCCAGGTAATCGCCTCGGGGACTTTGAATGACCTGATTCAACAAACGGTAGGGAGTTCACGCCGCATTCGCTTGCGAGCTCCAGCGGAATCTTCCGTGCAAATTCCAGGCTGGCAGCAGGGCCCCCAGCCTGGCGAGTGGACCGCCGCGATCCAGAACGTCGCCAGCGAACTGCCCGACTTACTGAACCGGGCAACCATCGCGGGAATCGACCCGAAGGACATTGACATCCAAGGACCATCTCTAAGCCATGTCTTTCTTCATTTGACAGGGAACGAACTTCGCGATTAA